In Halanaerobiaceae bacterium ANBcell28, a single window of DNA contains:
- the brxL gene encoding protease Lon-related BREX system protein BrxL: MEDFLNEKLNKVFSGRVVRKDLTKKIKEGANVPVYVLEYLLGMYAATDDEEGIEEGVERVKNILSDNFVRPDEAEQVKSKIRELGQYTVIDKVTVRLNERKDEYQAVFSNLGIKNVYMEPHYVKEYDKLLAGGIWCILKMEYYYDEEARDSNPFAISRLTPIQMPNMDLDEIFEGRDHFTKEEWIDVLIRSVGMEPTQLENNVKWHILERIAPLVENNYNLVELGPRGTGKSHIYKEISPNSILVSGGQSTVANLFYNMSTRKIGLVGLWDTVAFDEVAGIKFKDKDGIQILKDYMASGSFARGREEKNASASMVYVGNINQSVDVLLKTSHLFDPFPDEISYDSAFFDRIHYYLPGWEIPKMRPEYLTNEYGFIVDYLAEFFREMRKRSFSDLIDKYYSLGNNLNQRDVIAVRKTVSALVKLIYPNGKVDKDGLEEILQYAMVGRRRVKEQLKKIGGMEFYDVHFSYIDRETNNEEFVSVPEQGGKKLIPEGQGKAGHVYTIGPGDSGMIGVFKIEVEAVSGKGKFSKSGLSSSRLARENIDMAYNYFKANSRSISNTISTKNSDYLLHVQDMQGIGLTSELTLSAFVAMCSGAMKKPLQEQMAVLGTMSIGGTIKKVESLANVLQVAFDAGAKRVLIPMASAADIPTVPSELFAKFQISFYEDPIDAVYKALGVG; encoded by the coding sequence ATGGAGGATTTTCTAAATGAAAAGTTAAACAAAGTCTTTTCAGGCAGGGTAGTGCGTAAAGACCTTACTAAAAAGATCAAAGAGGGAGCAAATGTTCCAGTTTATGTACTGGAATACCTATTAGGTATGTATGCTGCAACTGATGATGAAGAGGGTATTGAAGAGGGTGTAGAACGGGTTAAAAATATCCTTTCTGACAACTTTGTTCGACCTGATGAGGCTGAACAGGTAAAATCAAAGATTAGAGAATTAGGTCAATATACGGTAATTGATAAAGTAACTGTTCGCTTAAATGAAAGAAAAGATGAGTACCAGGCTGTCTTTTCTAATCTAGGGATAAAGAATGTATATATGGAGCCTCATTATGTTAAAGAATATGATAAGCTTTTAGCTGGTGGTATCTGGTGTATCTTAAAAATGGAATACTATTATGATGAAGAAGCCAGAGACTCCAATCCTTTCGCTATCTCACGCTTAACTCCAATTCAGATGCCCAATATGGATCTTGATGAGATATTTGAGGGTAGAGATCACTTTACTAAAGAAGAATGGATAGATGTCTTAATACGCTCTGTAGGTATGGAGCCTACACAACTCGAAAACAATGTTAAATGGCATATACTAGAACGTATAGCTCCACTTGTTGAAAACAATTATAATTTAGTTGAACTAGGCCCAAGGGGTACAGGTAAGTCTCATATCTATAAAGAGATATCTCCTAATTCTATTCTTGTATCAGGTGGTCAAAGTACAGTTGCTAATTTATTTTATAATATGAGTACCAGAAAAATTGGACTAGTTGGGCTATGGGATACTGTAGCCTTTGATGAAGTAGCTGGTATAAAGTTTAAAGACAAAGATGGAATTCAAATTCTAAAAGACTATATGGCATCAGGTTCTTTTGCCAGAGGAAGAGAAGAAAAGAATGCCAGTGCCTCTATGGTCTATGTAGGTAATATAAATCAAAGTGTTGATGTGCTATTAAAGACTTCACATCTATTTGATCCTTTTCCAGATGAAATCTCCTATGATTCTGCTTTTTTTGATCGGATTCATTATTATCTACCAGGGTGGGAAATACCAAAGATGCGGCCAGAGTATCTGACTAATGAATATGGCTTTATAGTAGATTATCTTGCAGAGTTTTTTAGAGAAATGAGAAAAAGGTCTTTTTCTGATCTAATAGATAAATATTATAGTTTAGGTAATAACCTAAATCAAAGGGATGTAATAGCTGTTAGAAAAACAGTATCAGCATTAGTTAAACTTATATATCCCAATGGAAAAGTTGATAAGGATGGACTTGAAGAAATCTTGCAGTATGCCATGGTTGGCAGAAGAAGGGTTAAAGAGCAGCTTAAGAAAATTGGTGGTATGGAGTTTTATGATGTACACTTTTCCTATATAGATAGAGAGACAAACAATGAGGAATTTGTATCAGTACCTGAGCAGGGAGGAAAGAAACTAATACCTGAAGGTCAGGGTAAAGCAGGCCATGTGTATACGATTGGCCCAGGTGATTCAGGTATGATTGGAGTATTCAAGATTGAAGTAGAAGCTGTTAGTGGTAAGGGTAAGTTTAGTAAGTCAGGATTAAGCTCCAGTAGGTTGGCTAGAGAAAATATCGATATGGCTTATAATTATTTTAAGGCCAATTCCAGGAGTATTAGTAATACTATCAGTACAAAAAACAGTGATTATTTATTACATGTACAGGATATGCAGGGTATTGGCCTAACTTCAGAGTTGACACTATCAGCCTTTGTTGCTATGTGCTCAGGAGCCATGAAAAAGCCATTACAGGAGCAGATGGCAGTTTTAGGTACCATGAGTATTGGTGGCACTATTAAGAAGGTAGAATCACTTGCTAATGTTCTTCAGGTAGCCTTTGATGCAGGAGCTAAACGTGTTTTAATACCAATGGCATCAGCAGCAGATATCCCGACAGTACCATCAGAACTATTTGCTAAGTTTCAGATCTCTTTCTATGAAGATCCCATTGATGCTGTGTATAAGGCTTTAGGAGTGGGGTAA
- the pglZ gene encoding BREX-1 system phosphatase PglZ type A has translation MNLKEIQDILEENFDKPREGKKRHIIYWYDAEGEFLEDINNLEISNAKIWCLKDNNNFKTKYQLEVTDPDSNYLLYSSNPMPESRENWLLDIIKYSQEFYANKTTIIMRDFDVEEEYMRPAFLKYSKFFNNKMRYERLKSYEIQEFNQEKLDIAILSALVKLNNPDLETAIKEILMEPLNESENSKWINIQKFGDEESVWELITKRYGYHQEEKSLKQLMLMLLITNLRHNLKIDIPATWKDYISTQESNSVVFLNHWMNHAKDYLKYDQQANLLEKDLKLKEYLEKWDIKNYLNCETFKSFDIAIIENLVDKLIHGSEEYDFFEEVISIRKTKHWYKYFKKTYDAIYWAIELLALTKKYNKNIPEDKPEDFFNKYSKEYHHFDRAYRRFYFAYDQAEDKERLRGIQEKIENLYSNWYIQELSIKFSNSLEDRKEWIIPGIKQQRDFYNNFLVNRILDDERVFVIISDGFRYEAAAELNQELKKEFKATTELQAIMGSLPGETSLGMASLLPNKEISFDKNLDKVLVDGIKINSSDNREKVLATYVDESIVLNAKEVKEMSRDDMRAALNGKKLVYIYHNLIDSIGESYQTEAQVFNAVNDTFKDIKDIIKALKYNVSATNIFITADHGFIYRRGNIVASDKTRQGSNDSEKESKRYIITESQEEIEGGIAFSLDYIIKDSKLKVVVPRAANRFQTRGSGLNYVHGGASLQEIVIPVIKFKNDRSNSERNESKKVDLKLTNISRKITNSIFHLEFFQTEKLSDKVLPRRLNLYFIDQEGEKISNENIIIADSSSDRPAERTYREKFTLKNREYQKDIDYYLILEDEEETVEKVYEKIPFKISLAITNDFDF, from the coding sequence ATGAACTTAAAAGAAATACAGGATATATTAGAAGAAAATTTTGATAAGCCCAGAGAAGGGAAAAAACGTCATATTATCTACTGGTATGATGCTGAAGGAGAATTCCTTGAGGATATTAACAATCTGGAAATAAGTAATGCGAAAATCTGGTGTTTGAAAGATAATAATAATTTTAAAACAAAATATCAATTGGAAGTGACAGATCCAGATTCAAACTATCTGCTATATTCTAGTAATCCCATGCCAGAGAGTCGAGAGAATTGGCTGCTGGATATAATTAAGTATTCACAGGAGTTTTATGCTAACAAAACAACTATTATCATGCGAGACTTTGATGTAGAAGAAGAATATATGCGTCCTGCCTTCTTGAAATACAGTAAGTTTTTTAATAACAAAATGAGATATGAGAGGTTAAAAAGCTATGAGATTCAAGAATTCAATCAGGAAAAACTGGATATAGCAATTCTTTCAGCATTAGTAAAGTTAAATAATCCTGATCTGGAAACAGCCATCAAAGAAATACTAATGGAACCCCTGAATGAGTCTGAAAATAGTAAATGGATAAACATTCAGAAATTTGGTGATGAAGAAAGTGTCTGGGAACTAATCACTAAAAGATATGGGTATCATCAAGAAGAAAAATCTTTAAAACAATTAATGCTAATGCTTTTAATAACAAATTTAAGGCATAACTTGAAAATTGATATACCTGCTACCTGGAAGGATTATATATCCACCCAGGAAAGTAATTCTGTAGTATTTCTAAATCACTGGATGAATCATGCTAAAGATTATCTTAAATATGATCAGCAGGCCAATTTATTAGAAAAGGACTTAAAGCTAAAAGAGTATCTAGAGAAATGGGACATTAAAAATTATCTTAATTGTGAAACCTTTAAATCCTTTGACATTGCTATAATAGAAAACCTTGTAGACAAACTAATACATGGTTCTGAAGAATATGATTTCTTTGAGGAAGTTATATCAATTAGAAAAACAAAACACTGGTATAAATACTTTAAAAAGACATATGATGCCATCTATTGGGCAATCGAGCTTTTGGCTCTGACCAAGAAATATAATAAGAATATACCTGAAGATAAGCCTGAAGATTTCTTTAATAAGTATAGTAAAGAGTACCATCATTTTGATAGAGCCTATAGACGTTTCTATTTTGCCTATGATCAGGCTGAAGATAAAGAAAGATTGAGAGGAATACAGGAAAAGATTGAAAACCTATACTCCAACTGGTATATACAGGAGCTTTCCATTAAGTTTTCTAATAGCCTGGAAGATAGAAAAGAGTGGATAATACCTGGTATAAAACAGCAAAGGGACTTTTATAATAATTTTCTTGTCAATAGAATTCTTGATGATGAAAGAGTCTTTGTCATAATCTCTGATGGCTTTAGATATGAAGCTGCTGCCGAACTAAATCAAGAGCTTAAAAAAGAATTTAAAGCAACTACAGAATTACAGGCTATTATGGGAAGTCTGCCAGGAGAAACAAGTCTGGGCATGGCAAGTCTCCTACCTAATAAAGAAATAAGTTTTGACAAAAATTTGGACAAGGTATTGGTAGATGGTATTAAAATAAATTCTTCGGATAATAGAGAAAAAGTATTAGCTACTTATGTAGATGAATCTATTGTTTTAAATGCTAAGGAAGTTAAGGAAATGAGTAGAGATGATATGAGAGCAGCTTTAAATGGTAAAAAGCTTGTCTATATCTATCATAATCTAATTGACTCTATTGGAGAAAGTTATCAAACTGAAGCCCAGGTTTTTAATGCTGTAAATGATACATTTAAAGATATTAAAGATATTATCAAGGCTTTAAAGTATAATGTGAGTGCAACAAACATCTTTATAACTGCTGACCATGGATTTATATACCGTAGAGGAAATATAGTGGCCAGTGATAAGACCAGACAGGGTAGCAATGATTCTGAAAAGGAGAGTAAACGCTATATTATTACTGAAAGTCAAGAAGAAATTGAAGGAGGAATAGCTTTTAGTCTTGATTATATTATTAAAGATAGTAAGCTGAAGGTAGTGGTTCCAAGAGCTGCAAATAGATTTCAAACAAGAGGATCAGGCTTGAATTATGTTCATGGTGGGGCGTCCTTACAGGAAATAGTCATACCTGTTATTAAATTCAAGAATGATCGTAGTAATAGTGAAAGAAATGAGAGTAAAAAAGTTGATCTTAAATTAACTAATATCTCTAGAAAGATAACTAACAGTATTTTTCATCTGGAATTTTTCCAGACTGAAAAGCTTTCTGATAAAGTCCTTCCTAGAAGGCTTAATCTATATTTTATAGATCAAGAGGGAGAAAAGATATCTAATGAAAATATAATTATTGCTGATAGCAGTTCTGATAGACCAGCTGAACGAACTTATAGGGAGAAATTTACCTTGAAAAATAGAGAGTATCAAAAAGATATTGACTATTATTTAATTTTAGAAGATGAGGAAGAAACTGTAGAAAAGGTTTATGAAAAGATTCCTTTTAAGATTAGTCTAGCAATAACAAATGATTTTGACTTTTAA
- a CDS encoding AAA-like domain-containing protein, which translates to MKEFNTTGVCIPEKHYMVDISNKLDQIESLVEKGKYFTINRPRQYGKTTSMHLLEKRLEAKDYLPIFISFEGIGDDVFKAEDKFCRTLLSIIKRDLNYKKGQTYKEFIEEHLDKVENFAQLDDFIFNYIEKVDKRVVLMIDEVDKSSNNQLFLSFIAMLRDKYLRRELKKDKTFHSVLLAGVYDVKNLKLKLRADEEKKYNSPWNIAVDFEVEMDFNTEEIASMLKAYQEEKKSINDIEKITDKLYYYTSGYPYLVSKLCQIIDEKIIVDRENKEWTEKDVDEAVKIFLNMNSVNFDSLIKNLENDQRLYEFVESIIYDGKKVTYNQNNELINKGEMFGILENKDGLVKVHNRIYEQLIYDYMSTNIEINNLSQKDMNFYNYKENFITDQGYLDFEKILDKFQLFIKEEYSEKDKDFLERNGRLVFLAFIKPIINGKGFDFKEVQISQEKRLDVVITYLDKKYIVELKVWRGEKYHQTGLKQLNDYLGIQNVDKGYLLSFDFNKNKEYKQERIKLKDKEIYAVWV; encoded by the coding sequence ATGAAAGAATTTAATACTACAGGGGTATGTATACCAGAAAAACATTATATGGTTGATATAAGTAATAAACTGGATCAGATAGAAAGCTTAGTAGAGAAAGGTAAGTATTTTACTATCAATAGACCAAGACAGTACGGAAAAACAACCAGTATGCACTTGCTGGAAAAAAGGCTGGAAGCAAAAGACTATTTACCAATATTCATTAGTTTTGAAGGTATTGGTGATGATGTGTTCAAAGCAGAAGATAAGTTCTGTAGAACACTATTAAGTATTATCAAAAGAGATTTAAATTATAAAAAAGGTCAAACATATAAAGAGTTTATTGAAGAACATCTAGATAAAGTAGAAAATTTTGCTCAACTGGATGATTTCATCTTTAACTATATTGAGAAGGTGGATAAAAGAGTAGTCTTAATGATTGATGAAGTTGATAAAAGTAGCAACAATCAATTGTTTTTAAGCTTTATAGCTATGCTTAGGGATAAATATCTAAGAAGGGAATTAAAGAAAGATAAAACCTTTCACAGTGTACTATTAGCTGGTGTTTATGATGTTAAGAATTTAAAACTAAAATTAAGAGCTGATGAAGAAAAAAAATATAATAGTCCCTGGAATATAGCTGTTGATTTTGAAGTGGAGATGGATTTTAATACAGAAGAAATAGCTAGCATGTTAAAAGCCTATCAAGAAGAAAAAAAATCTATAAACGATATTGAAAAAATAACTGATAAACTATATTACTATACCTCTGGTTATCCATATCTGGTCAGTAAACTCTGTCAGATTATAGATGAAAAAATTATTGTAGATAGAGAGAATAAAGAATGGACTGAAAAAGATGTCGATGAGGCAGTGAAAATATTTTTGAATATGAATAGTGTTAACTTTGATAGCCTGATTAAAAATCTGGAGAATGATCAGAGACTTTATGAGTTTGTAGAAAGCATTATCTATGATGGAAAAAAAGTTACTTACAATCAGAATAATGAATTAATAAATAAAGGTGAAATGTTTGGGATTCTTGAGAATAAGGATGGATTAGTAAAAGTTCATAATCGCATTTATGAGCAATTGATATATGATTACATGAGTACAAATATTGAAATTAACAATCTTTCACAGAAAGATATGAACTTTTATAATTATAAAGAAAACTTTATTACAGATCAAGGCTATTTGGACTTTGAAAAGATTCTGGATAAATTTCAATTGTTTATTAAAGAAGAGTATAGTGAAAAAGATAAAGACTTTCTTGAACGAAATGGTAGATTAGTCTTTCTGGCTTTCATTAAACCAATCATTAATGGAAAAGGATTTGATTTTAAAGAAGTACAAATATCCCAGGAAAAGAGACTGGATGTTGTGATTACCTACCTGGATAAAAAGTATATTGTAGAGCTAAAGGTATGGCGTGGAGAAAAATATCACCAAACTGGGCTAAAGCAATTAAATGATTACTTAGGTATACAGAATGTTGATAAAGGTTATTTATTAAGTTTTGATTTTAATAAAAATAAAGAATATAAACAGGAAAGAATTAAACTAAAGGATAAAGAAATATATGCAGTCTGGGTTTAA